In Triticum aestivum cultivar Chinese Spring chromosome 5B, IWGSC CS RefSeq v2.1, whole genome shotgun sequence, the following proteins share a genomic window:
- the LOC123111431 gene encoding glucan endo-1,3-beta-glucosidase 4 isoform X3 — translation MLGRNNMSPDRLEAVLMLLMLMVYNASGAFVGINIGTNVSDLPSASDIVSILKAKKIQHVRLVDSDHEMLVALANTGIEVMVGVPNNQLLRMGQSRPTAADWINKNVAAYIPATNITYIAVGDEILTTVPNAALVLVPALQFLQSALLAANLNTQVKLSSPHSMDMISKAFPPSTATFNSTWSSVMLQYLGFLKKTGSSFMLNAQPYYGYVKGQGVFPLEYALFRSLNPNSQIADPNTNLFYTNMFDAMVDATYNSIKAMNFTDIPVMVTASGWPWHSARKEPAADVDNALAYNTNLIRHVLNNSGTPSQPNNQVSTYLFELFSEDLRSGSVSGESWGIMFSNASAVYSLTFEDVATASTDSPALHGMFCVANSSAPHSALKQSLDWACGPGSANCSAIQPGQPCYKPDDIVAVASYAFNDYYHRTQASGGTCNFNSTATISSTDPITRNGQTCQ, via the exons ATGCTTGGGCGCAACAATATGTCGCCCGACAGACTAGAGGCCGTGCTGATGCTGTTGATGCTCATGGTTTACAATGCTTCAG GAGCATTTGTTGGTATCAACATTGGCACTAACGTGTCAGACCTGCCATCAGCATCAGACATAGTCTCCATCCTTAAAGCCAAGAAGATTCAACATGTTCGCTTGGTTGATTCAGACCATGAGATGCTAGTCGCCCTTGCGAATACTGGAATTGAAGTGATGGTTGGTGTGCCAAATAATCAGCTGCTCCGCATGGGGCAATCTCGTCCGACAGCTGCTGATTGGATTAACAAGAATGTTGCTGCCTACATTCCAGCAACAAACATCACGTATATTGCCGTGGGTGATGAGATTCTTACTACTGTCCCAAATGCAGCTCTTGTTCTAGTACCTGCATTGCAATTCCTCCAATCCGCACTGTTGGCTGCGAACCTCAATACCCAGGTGAAACTATCAAGTCCTCATTCAATGGATATGATCTCTaaggcatttcctccttctactgCCACTTTCAACTCGACATGGAGCTCAGTAATGTTACAGTATCTTGGATTTCTGAAGAAGACAGGATCTTCCTTCATGCTTAATGCTCAACCATACTATGGCTATGTGAAAGGGCAAGGTGTATTCCCTTTAGAGTATGCCCTGTTTCGATCACTCAATCCCAACAGTCAGATTGCAGATCCGAACACCAATTTGTTCTATACCAATATGTTTGACGCTATGGTTGATGCCACATACAACTCAATAAAAGCAATGAATTTCACCGATATTCCTGTTATGGTCACAGCTTCTGGTTGGCCATGGCATAGTGCACGCAAAGAACCGGCTGCGGATGTTGATAATGCTCTGGCCTACAATACAAATCTCATACGCCATGTACTAAATAACTCTGGTACCCCTAGCCAGCCAAATAATCAAGTAAGCACATACCTGTTTGAGTTGTTCAGTGAGGATCTTCGGTCAGGATCTGTTTCGGGGGAAAGTTGGGGGATTATGTTTAGCAATGCTAGTGCAGTGTACTCCCTGACATTTGAAGATGTGGCTACAGCTAGTACTGATTCACCGGCTTTGCACGGGATGTTTTGTGTGGCAAATTCAAGTGCACCCCATAGTGCATTGAAGCAAAGTTTGGATTGGGCATGTGGCCCTGGTTCCGCAAACTGCAGCGCAATTCAACCTGGGCAGCCGTGCTACAAACCAGATGACATTGTAGCTGTTGCTTCGTATGCTTTCAATGATTATTATCATAGAACACAAGCAAGTGGAGGAACATGCAACTTTAATAGCACAGCAACGATATCATCTacggatccaa TCACCAGGAATGGTCAGACGTGTCAGTAA
- the LOC123111431 gene encoding glucan endo-1,3-beta-glucosidase 4 isoform X1, producing MLGRNNMSPDRLEAVLMLLMLMVYNASGAFVGINIGTNVSDLPSASDIVSILKAKKIQHVRLVDSDHEMLVALANTGIEVMVGVPNNQLLRMGQSRPTAADWINKNVAAYIPATNITYIAVGDEILTTVPNAALVLVPALQFLQSALLAANLNTQVKLSSPHSMDMISKAFPPSTATFNSTWSSVMLQYLGFLKKTGSSFMLNAQPYYGYVKGQGVFPLEYALFRSLNPNSQIADPNTNLFYTNMFDAMVDATYNSIKAMNFTDIPVMVTASGWPWHSARKEPAADVDNALAYNTNLIRHVLNNSGTPSQPNNQVSTYLFELFSEDLRSGSVSGESWGIMFSNASAVYSLTFEDVATASTDSPALHGMFCVANSSAPHSALKQSLDWACGPGSANCSAIQPGQPCYKPDDIVAVASYAFNDYYHRTQASGGTCNFNSTATISSTDPSHGSCKFAGSTGANGSGMASGPASQDSSASQSQSFWLTWLIAMLLPVLLLM from the exons ATGCTTGGGCGCAACAATATGTCGCCCGACAGACTAGAGGCCGTGCTGATGCTGTTGATGCTCATGGTTTACAATGCTTCAG GAGCATTTGTTGGTATCAACATTGGCACTAACGTGTCAGACCTGCCATCAGCATCAGACATAGTCTCCATCCTTAAAGCCAAGAAGATTCAACATGTTCGCTTGGTTGATTCAGACCATGAGATGCTAGTCGCCCTTGCGAATACTGGAATTGAAGTGATGGTTGGTGTGCCAAATAATCAGCTGCTCCGCATGGGGCAATCTCGTCCGACAGCTGCTGATTGGATTAACAAGAATGTTGCTGCCTACATTCCAGCAACAAACATCACGTATATTGCCGTGGGTGATGAGATTCTTACTACTGTCCCAAATGCAGCTCTTGTTCTAGTACCTGCATTGCAATTCCTCCAATCCGCACTGTTGGCTGCGAACCTCAATACCCAGGTGAAACTATCAAGTCCTCATTCAATGGATATGATCTCTaaggcatttcctccttctactgCCACTTTCAACTCGACATGGAGCTCAGTAATGTTACAGTATCTTGGATTTCTGAAGAAGACAGGATCTTCCTTCATGCTTAATGCTCAACCATACTATGGCTATGTGAAAGGGCAAGGTGTATTCCCTTTAGAGTATGCCCTGTTTCGATCACTCAATCCCAACAGTCAGATTGCAGATCCGAACACCAATTTGTTCTATACCAATATGTTTGACGCTATGGTTGATGCCACATACAACTCAATAAAAGCAATGAATTTCACCGATATTCCTGTTATGGTCACAGCTTCTGGTTGGCCATGGCATAGTGCACGCAAAGAACCGGCTGCGGATGTTGATAATGCTCTGGCCTACAATACAAATCTCATACGCCATGTACTAAATAACTCTGGTACCCCTAGCCAGCCAAATAATCAAGTAAGCACATACCTGTTTGAGTTGTTCAGTGAGGATCTTCGGTCAGGATCTGTTTCGGGGGAAAGTTGGGGGATTATGTTTAGCAATGCTAGTGCAGTGTACTCCCTGACATTTGAAGATGTGGCTACAGCTAGTACTGATTCACCGGCTTTGCACGGGATGTTTTGTGTGGCAAATTCAAGTGCACCCCATAGTGCATTGAAGCAAAGTTTGGATTGGGCATGTGGCCCTGGTTCCGCAAACTGCAGCGCAATTCAACCTGGGCAGCCGTGCTACAAACCAGATGACATTGTAGCTGTTGCTTCGTATGCTTTCAATGATTATTATCATAGAACACAAGCAAGTGGAGGAACATGCAACTTTAATAGCACAGCAACGATATCATCTacggatccaa GCCATGGTTCATGTAAATTCGCAGGAAG CACCGGTGCCAATGGCAGTGGTATGGCTTCTGGACCTGCGAGCCAAGATAGTTCTGCTTCACAATCTCAATCTTTCTGGTTGACTTGGCTAATCGCCATGCTGCTGCCCGTTCTACTTCTCATGTAA
- the LOC123111431 gene encoding glucan endo-1,3-beta-glucosidase 4 isoform X2, protein MLGRNNMSPDRLEAVLMLLMLMVYNASGAFVGINIGTNVSDLPSASDIVSILKAKKIQHVRLVDSDHEMLVALANTGIEVMVGVPNNQLLRMGQSRPTAADWINKNVAAYIPATNITYIAVGDEILTTVPNAALVLVPALQFLQSALLAANLNTQVKLSSPHSMDMISKAFPPSTATFNSTWSSVMLQYLGFLKKTGSSFMLNAQPYYGYVKGQGVFPLEYALFRSLNPNSQIADPNTNLFYTNMFDAMVDATYNSIKAMNFTDIPVMVTASGWPWHSARKEPAADVDNALAYNTNLIRHVLNNSGTPSQPNNQVSTYLFELFSEDLRSGSVSGESWGIMFSNASAVYSLTFEDVATASTDSPALHGMFCVANSSAPHSALKQSLDWACGPGSANCSAIQPGQPCYKPDDIVAVASYAFNDYYHRTQASGGTCNFNSTATISSTDPNAGLSIHVSLVSLSQH, encoded by the exons ATGCTTGGGCGCAACAATATGTCGCCCGACAGACTAGAGGCCGTGCTGATGCTGTTGATGCTCATGGTTTACAATGCTTCAG GAGCATTTGTTGGTATCAACATTGGCACTAACGTGTCAGACCTGCCATCAGCATCAGACATAGTCTCCATCCTTAAAGCCAAGAAGATTCAACATGTTCGCTTGGTTGATTCAGACCATGAGATGCTAGTCGCCCTTGCGAATACTGGAATTGAAGTGATGGTTGGTGTGCCAAATAATCAGCTGCTCCGCATGGGGCAATCTCGTCCGACAGCTGCTGATTGGATTAACAAGAATGTTGCTGCCTACATTCCAGCAACAAACATCACGTATATTGCCGTGGGTGATGAGATTCTTACTACTGTCCCAAATGCAGCTCTTGTTCTAGTACCTGCATTGCAATTCCTCCAATCCGCACTGTTGGCTGCGAACCTCAATACCCAGGTGAAACTATCAAGTCCTCATTCAATGGATATGATCTCTaaggcatttcctccttctactgCCACTTTCAACTCGACATGGAGCTCAGTAATGTTACAGTATCTTGGATTTCTGAAGAAGACAGGATCTTCCTTCATGCTTAATGCTCAACCATACTATGGCTATGTGAAAGGGCAAGGTGTATTCCCTTTAGAGTATGCCCTGTTTCGATCACTCAATCCCAACAGTCAGATTGCAGATCCGAACACCAATTTGTTCTATACCAATATGTTTGACGCTATGGTTGATGCCACATACAACTCAATAAAAGCAATGAATTTCACCGATATTCCTGTTATGGTCACAGCTTCTGGTTGGCCATGGCATAGTGCACGCAAAGAACCGGCTGCGGATGTTGATAATGCTCTGGCCTACAATACAAATCTCATACGCCATGTACTAAATAACTCTGGTACCCCTAGCCAGCCAAATAATCAAGTAAGCACATACCTGTTTGAGTTGTTCAGTGAGGATCTTCGGTCAGGATCTGTTTCGGGGGAAAGTTGGGGGATTATGTTTAGCAATGCTAGTGCAGTGTACTCCCTGACATTTGAAGATGTGGCTACAGCTAGTACTGATTCACCGGCTTTGCACGGGATGTTTTGTGTGGCAAATTCAAGTGCACCCCATAGTGCATTGAAGCAAAGTTTGGATTGGGCATGTGGCCCTGGTTCCGCAAACTGCAGCGCAATTCAACCTGGGCAGCCGTGCTACAAACCAGATGACATTGTAGCTGTTGCTTCGTATGCTTTCAATGATTATTATCATAGAACACAAGCAAGTGGAGGAACATGCAACTTTAATAGCACAGCAACGATATCATCTacggatccaa ATGCAGGTTTGAGTATTCATGTATCGTTGGTCTCACTATCTCAACACTAA